A genomic segment from Tuwongella immobilis encodes:
- a CDS encoding formylglycine-generating enzyme family protein: protein MRYSVQTLLGLSFLGLSGVLAVALSLAPSQPALADAAPASAPKSYTEKIPDSSVTFDMVGVPGGSYLMGSPDNEPGRNPDEGPQHPVTVAPFWMGKCEVTWDEFDLYWKNEGLIEFGKDSEPVTDADALTRPTPPYVDETYGHEREKHPALCMTHHTAMMYCSWLSKVTGKKYRLPTEAEWEYACRAGSKGRYSFGDDPAQLGEYAWFKGNSTDEDHPKGTTHPVGSKKANAFGLHDMHGSVMEWCLDHYAADTYGKFDLKKAALRPVIVPTERKWSHVARGGSWADGPEKLRSAARRASEKSWMKHDPQIPQSIWWLTRFDVIGFRVVRAVDEQPELKDLRSKVNYQSQ, encoded by the coding sequence ATGCGTTACTCTGTACAAACACTCTTGGGACTGAGTTTTCTGGGCCTTAGCGGCGTTCTGGCCGTTGCCCTGTCGCTGGCCCCATCCCAACCCGCGCTCGCTGATGCGGCCCCGGCTTCGGCACCCAAATCGTACACCGAAAAGATTCCCGATTCCTCGGTGACGTTCGACATGGTCGGCGTTCCCGGCGGCAGCTACCTGATGGGTAGCCCGGACAACGAGCCGGGGCGCAACCCCGATGAAGGCCCGCAGCACCCCGTCACCGTCGCGCCGTTTTGGATGGGCAAATGCGAAGTGACCTGGGATGAATTCGACCTGTATTGGAAGAATGAAGGGCTGATCGAATTCGGCAAAGACTCGGAACCCGTAACAGATGCCGATGCGTTGACTCGTCCCACCCCGCCGTATGTGGATGAAACGTACGGCCACGAACGGGAAAAACACCCCGCATTGTGCATGACCCATCATACGGCGATGATGTATTGTTCCTGGCTTTCCAAAGTCACGGGCAAAAAATATCGACTTCCGACCGAAGCGGAGTGGGAATATGCTTGCCGCGCCGGCTCCAAGGGGCGATACTCATTTGGCGATGATCCCGCACAGCTTGGTGAGTACGCGTGGTTCAAGGGCAACTCGACCGACGAGGACCACCCCAAGGGCACGACGCATCCAGTTGGCAGCAAGAAAGCCAACGCCTTTGGCCTGCACGATATGCACGGCAGCGTGATGGAATGGTGCCTGGATCATTATGCGGCGGATACTTACGGCAAATTTGATCTGAAAAAAGCTGCGTTGCGTCCGGTGATTGTGCCGACTGAACGGAAATGGTCTCATGTGGCCCGTGGCGGTAGCTGGGCAGATGGCCCGGAAAAACTGCGAAGTGCGGCCCGTCGCGCGTCCGAAAAATCGTGGATGAAGCACGATCCGCAAATTCCGCAGAGCATTTGGTGGTTGACTCGGTTTGATGTCATTGGCTTCCGCGTGGTGCGCGCAGTCGACGAACAACCGGAATTGAAAGACCTGCGATCCAAGGTCAATTACCAAAGCCAGTGA